The following are from one region of the Hymenobacter radiodurans genome:
- a CDS encoding glycoside hydrolase family 16 protein, whose translation MLAPLVSWGQCMRNGGLQSVTNPAGEWQQVFFDGFDSEEHTLANWYLNRVGDENTDRLHCFDTTPDLLGGKNKALSLIAEKNVQFLRITATPDSSAACTPQSRYRSGGLRLKPNPLVDGAAHGVYAMQRGLFEVRCRLPRYRARTTKYGANAGFWLLSNDMECDIVEGNDGLSGFATTLHNWNAAATDCTRTPAQGEPHPFWQAIYAYTSPYVGAPGLDEGFHTYGLAWSEDELTWYFDGQVLSTIRYRPGQCLPGLVENGMFTPFGRAAQVLLGLEVVDASFQEAQFDVDFVRICKPANDWAAPPRQLE comes from the coding sequence ATGTTGGCTCCGCTCGTCAGTTGGGGCCAGTGCATGCGGAATGGGGGGCTCCAGAGTGTTACTAACCCAGCAGGGGAGTGGCAGCAGGTGTTTTTCGATGGCTTCGACAGTGAGGAGCATACACTAGCCAACTGGTATCTGAACCGGGTCGGAGACGAAAACACAGATCGTCTGCATTGCTTTGATACCACCCCGGACTTACTGGGGGGCAAAAACAAAGCGTTGAGCCTGATAGCGGAGAAAAACGTGCAGTTCCTGCGCATCACGGCCACGCCTGACAGCTCAGCAGCCTGCACCCCCCAAAGTCGCTATCGCTCGGGTGGGTTGCGCCTTAAACCTAATCCCTTAGTGGACGGGGCTGCACATGGGGTCTATGCCATGCAGCGCGGATTGTTTGAAGTGCGCTGCCGGCTCCCGCGCTACCGGGCCCGCACTACAAAGTATGGGGCCAATGCCGGGTTCTGGCTGTTGAGTAACGATATGGAATGCGACATTGTGGAGGGAAACGATGGGCTCTCGGGCTTCGCCACCACGCTGCACAACTGGAACGCAGCTGCCACCGACTGCACTCGCACGCCTGCTCAGGGCGAGCCTCATCCTTTCTGGCAGGCTATCTACGCCTATACCTCTCCGTATGTGGGCGCGCCGGGGCTAGACGAAGGCTTTCATACCTATGGGCTGGCGTGGAGCGAAGATGAGCTGACATGGTATTTCGATGGCCAAGTGCTCTCTACTATCCGTTACCGCCCCGGACAATGTCTGCCCGGACTAGTGGAAAATGGAATGTTTACCCCGTTCGGCCGCGCGGCTCAGGTACTTTTAGGCCTGGAGGTAGTCGATGCTAGCTTCCAGGAGGCCCAGTTTGATGTCGATTTCGTGCGCATTTGCAAGCCCGCCAACGACTGGGCGGCGCCTCCACGGCAGTTGGAGTAA
- a CDS encoding fumarylacetoacetate hydrolase family protein, translating to MKLIRYGTPGQEKPGIILHHQKFDVSAFGEDYNEAFFATNGLQRLAEFLQQNEGQLQPIADSERLGPPVARPSKLLCIGLNYSDHARETGATPPPEPVLFMKATTSYTGPYDDIIIPRNSTKTDWEVELAVVIGKRASYVEEADAAAYIAGYALHNDVSEREFQLERSGTWDKGKGCDTFAPVGPFLATPDELGDVNNLRLWLSVNGQMMQDGNTSNLIFNIPFLISYVSQFMTLLPGDIISTGTPAGVGLGFNPPVYLKPGDVVELGIDGLGTSRQVLKAYGQN from the coding sequence ATGAAACTCATCCGCTACGGTACCCCCGGCCAGGAAAAGCCCGGCATTATTCTCCACCATCAGAAGTTTGATGTCTCGGCTTTCGGCGAAGACTACAACGAAGCCTTTTTTGCCACGAATGGCCTCCAGCGCTTAGCGGAGTTTCTCCAACAGAACGAGGGCCAACTGCAGCCTATTGCCGACTCCGAACGTCTCGGGCCGCCCGTGGCGCGGCCGTCCAAGCTGCTGTGCATTGGCTTGAATTATAGTGACCACGCCCGCGAAACGGGCGCCACGCCGCCCCCCGAGCCGGTGCTGTTTATGAAAGCGACGACCTCCTACACCGGGCCATACGACGACATTATCATCCCCCGAAACTCGACCAAAACCGACTGGGAAGTGGAGCTAGCGGTGGTGATCGGTAAGCGAGCGTCCTACGTGGAAGAAGCCGACGCCGCCGCCTACATCGCGGGCTATGCCTTGCACAATGACGTGTCGGAGCGGGAGTTTCAGCTGGAGCGCAGCGGCACCTGGGACAAGGGCAAGGGCTGCGACACCTTTGCGCCCGTAGGTCCGTTTCTGGCGACGCCCGACGAGCTAGGCGACGTGAATAATTTGCGGCTGTGGCTGTCGGTGAATGGGCAGATGATGCAGGACGGCAACACATCCAACCTCATTTTCAACATCCCTTTTTTGATCAGCTACGTCAGCCAATTTATGACCCTGCTGCCCGGCGACATCATTTCCACGGGTACGCCGGCGGGCGTGGGCCTGGGGTTCAATCCACCAGTGTACCTGAAGCCCGGCGACGTAGTCGAGTTGGGTATCGATGGATTGGGCACCTCGCGCCAAGTGCTGAAAGCCTATGGCCAGAATTGA
- a CDS encoding carboxypeptidase-like regulatory domain-containing protein, whose product MKTTTILALPAVLLAGITTGFAQTTAAQPTAQTVNGLVTDAADRSPLPGVTVIIKGTTTGASTDPGGQFSLPIPAEGATLVISAIGYVRQEIRTTGGDLRVALKSDVKELSEVVITGYSEQNRKSLTSAISSVKGDALKDVPAASPDQLLQGKAAGVQVSANSGVPGGGIFIRVRGSNSVNASNDPLYVVDGVFINNTNLIATGLGNQVSSNPLADINPRISRASRF is encoded by the coding sequence ATGAAAACTACTACTATTCTGGCTCTGCCAGCTGTTTTGCTAGCGGGCATTACGACGGGATTTGCGCAAACGACGGCTGCCCAACCGACCGCTCAAACCGTGAACGGACTCGTCACGGATGCCGCCGACCGAAGTCCGCTGCCGGGCGTGACAGTCATCATCAAAGGCACGACCACGGGCGCCTCCACTGACCCTGGGGGGCAATTTTCGCTGCCTATTCCGGCCGAAGGAGCCACGCTGGTTATCAGCGCCATCGGCTACGTCCGGCAGGAAATACGCACCACGGGTGGCGACCTGCGTGTAGCCTTGAAATCCGATGTAAAGGAACTCTCGGAGGTGGTGATAACGGGCTACAGCGAGCAAAATCGCAAGTCCCTGACCAGCGCTATTTCCTCTGTAAAGGGCGATGCGCTCAAAGACGTGCCCGCCGCCAGCCCCGATCAGCTCTTGCAGGGTAAAGCGGCCGGCGTGCAGGTGTCGGCCAACTCGGGCGTGCCGGGCGGGGGCATTTTTATCCGGGTGCGGGGCAGCAACTCCGTGAATGCGAGCAACGACCCGCTCTACGTGGTTGACGGCGTGTTTATTAACAACACGAACCTCATTGCTACTGGTCTCGGCAACCAAGTGTCTTCTAATCCGCTGGCCGATATTAACCCCAGGATATCGAGAGCATCGAGATTCTGA
- a CDS encoding amidohydrolase family protein, producing MARIDAHQHFWHFEPTRDAWITDEMRLLRRDFLPPELHPLLQQHGFEGCVAVQADQSEGETAFLLELAAKHDFIKGVVGWVDLQAENIEERLAYYNQFAKLKGFRHILQGEADRALMLRPEFRRGISALGQYGFTYDLLILPDQLVYATELDAAFPNQAFVLDHLAKPLIKAGELKPWRRDIQALAARENVLCKVSGLLTEADWQRWQPADFRPYLDVVFDAFGPKRVLFGSDWPVCEVAGGYSRTIALMEDYLASFSPSEQAQFWGDNATSFYNL from the coding sequence ATGGCCAGAATTGACGCTCACCAGCATTTCTGGCACTTTGAGCCCACACGCGACGCTTGGATTACCGACGAGATGCGCTTGCTCCGGCGCGACTTTTTGCCCCCCGAGCTTCATCCCTTACTCCAGCAACACGGCTTCGAGGGCTGCGTGGCGGTGCAGGCCGATCAATCGGAAGGTGAAACGGCTTTTCTGCTTGAACTGGCCGCCAAACATGACTTCATCAAAGGGGTCGTAGGCTGGGTGGATTTGCAGGCCGAAAACATCGAAGAGCGGCTAGCTTACTACAACCAGTTTGCCAAGCTCAAAGGCTTTCGGCACATCCTGCAAGGCGAAGCCGATCGGGCGCTGATGCTGCGACCGGAATTTCGGCGCGGCATCAGTGCCCTGGGCCAATACGGCTTTACCTACGACTTGCTCATCCTCCCCGATCAGCTAGTGTATGCAACGGAATTGGACGCAGCTTTTCCCAACCAGGCTTTCGTGCTCGATCATTTAGCCAAGCCACTCATAAAAGCCGGCGAATTAAAGCCGTGGCGGCGCGATATTCAAGCCCTGGCCGCGCGCGAAAATGTGCTATGCAAAGTATCAGGGCTCTTAACCGAGGCCGACTGGCAGCGGTGGCAACCGGCTGATTTTCGGCCTTACCTCGATGTGGTTTTCGACGCCTTCGGACCTAAGCGGGTGTTGTTCGGCTCCGATTGGCCCGTATGCGAAGTGGCGGGCGGCTACAGTCGTACAATTGCTTTGATGGAAGACTATCTGGCCTCTTTTTCACCCTCGGAGCAAGCCCAGTTTTGGGGCGACAACGCAACTTCCTTTTACAACCTTTAA
- a CDS encoding SDR family NAD(P)-dependent oxidoreductase, with amino-acid sequence MFDLTGKHAVVTGGGSGIGQAISLLFGRQGAIVHILDRDAAAGQQTAQQVQASGGQAHAYGADVSQQAQIVDIFQRIGRIDILVNNAGIAHVGNVENTSDTDFDRVYQVNVKGAYNCLFAAVPLMKAQGGGVIVNMASIAAHVGLTDRFAYSMSKGAIFAMTLSVARDYLSSNIRCNSISPARVHTPFVDGFIAQNYAGQEAEIFAKLSHSQPIGRMGEPAEVAALALYLCSAEANFITGCDYPIDGGFITLNS; translated from the coding sequence ATGTTCGATTTAACCGGAAAACACGCCGTCGTTACGGGCGGAGGCAGCGGCATTGGCCAGGCCATTTCGCTGTTGTTTGGGCGCCAGGGCGCCATCGTACACATCCTCGACCGCGACGCAGCCGCCGGCCAGCAAACGGCGCAACAGGTACAAGCCAGCGGCGGCCAGGCCCATGCCTACGGGGCCGATGTAAGTCAGCAGGCGCAGATTGTTGACATTTTTCAGCGCATTGGCCGCATCGATATTCTGGTGAATAACGCCGGCATCGCACACGTGGGCAACGTGGAAAACACCTCCGACACCGACTTTGACCGTGTGTACCAGGTAAACGTGAAGGGCGCTTACAACTGCCTGTTTGCCGCCGTGCCACTGATGAAAGCACAGGGCGGCGGCGTAATCGTGAACATGGCTTCCATTGCCGCCCACGTCGGCCTTACCGACCGTTTTGCATACTCCATGAGCAAGGGGGCCATTTTTGCCATGACGCTTTCCGTAGCCCGCGACTACCTCTCCAGCAATATCCGCTGCAACAGTATCTCGCCGGCCCGGGTACACACGCCCTTCGTCGATGGCTTCATTGCCCAAAACTACGCCGGCCAAGAGGCGGAGATCTTTGCCAAGCTCTCCCATAGTCAGCCTATCGGCCGCATGGGCGAGCCCGCCGAAGTTGCGGCCCTAGCCTTATATCTGTGCTCAGCGGAAGCCAACTTCATCACCGGCTGCGACTACCCCATCGACGGCGGTTTTATCACGTTAAATAGTTAA
- a CDS encoding ATP-binding protein: protein MARGAVTPTSMRYLLLLVVLWILPAAGGAAQSADTIRTINRLPKNGLLLEKGWRYHVGDNPEWAKPGFDDRVWDTISPTWSQRDLPPRLMNGINWLRLRFRLGDSLRQQALLVQISQLGAMEIYCNGRLVQRQGTLHPDPSRATPGAINPGPVVLPIAVGSAEQVLAVRLVLWAPPVRLGTDEVPLLRVWLRTVPQLLASTATQEVSRTIFYVVGGIFCLLMLLHFAFFHYNPAQLANRYFALYALSLTLASLGVYYGSTLSLARVPALVLSGITFTLFFLGSMWAVRALYALFNFRLGLIYYALWGCLIVLLLFHHFHLFSTLSFLSYLAFVVLATAEQLRLTVRALRQRQRGAWIIGSGFALGLLCALLFASLIVTEVRFSMQLENFFYPLIYLPPALGISLFLAREFALDSQLLQLKLDEVKRLSAQTLAQEQEKQTLLAQQNETLEQQVQQRTAALQRSLTELRTTQTQLIQREKMASLGELTAGIAHEIQNPLNFVTNFADVSTELCHEAQEVVAGSAYPAPQKGALAELLSDLGENQVKITQHGQRAASIVRGMLEHARASTGERQPTDVNALCEEYLRLAYQGLRAKDKTFNATLTSDLAPDLPLVTAVASDLGRVLLNLLTNAFYAVRQRQQQGGENGYVPTVRISTRHGGNQVKIQVQDNGTGIPDHVKAKVFQPFFTTKPSGEGTGLGLSLSYDIITKGHGGTLTVESEEGKGSEFSITLPV from the coding sequence GTGGCTCGCGGAGCGGTCACGCCTACTTCTATGCGCTACTTGTTGCTGCTCGTCGTCCTGTGGATACTTCCGGCTGCCGGAGGCGCGGCCCAATCCGCTGACACCATACGCACGATCAACCGCCTGCCCAAGAACGGACTGCTCCTCGAAAAAGGGTGGCGCTACCATGTGGGCGACAATCCAGAATGGGCCAAGCCCGGCTTCGACGACAGGGTCTGGGATACGATTAGCCCAACCTGGTCTCAACGAGATCTACCACCCCGCCTCATGAACGGCATCAACTGGCTGCGCCTGCGCTTTCGCCTCGGTGACAGCCTGCGCCAGCAAGCCTTGTTGGTGCAAATCAGCCAACTAGGAGCGATGGAAATTTACTGCAATGGCCGGCTCGTGCAGCGCCAAGGCACGCTTCATCCCGATCCTAGTCGAGCTACGCCCGGCGCCATTAACCCCGGCCCGGTGGTGCTACCCATAGCCGTGGGGTCGGCCGAACAGGTGCTGGCCGTTCGGTTGGTATTGTGGGCGCCTCCCGTCCGGCTTGGCACCGACGAGGTACCCTTGTTGCGCGTATGGCTGCGAACGGTACCGCAGTTGCTGGCCTCAACTGCGACGCAGGAAGTAAGCCGCACTATTTTTTATGTTGTGGGGGGCATTTTTTGCCTGCTCATGCTCCTGCACTTTGCTTTTTTTCACTACAATCCCGCTCAACTCGCCAATCGCTACTTTGCTCTCTATGCCCTCTCACTGACTTTGGCCTCGTTGGGGGTGTATTACGGCAGCACGCTGAGTTTGGCGCGCGTCCCGGCCTTGGTGTTGAGTGGCATCACGTTTACGCTCTTCTTTTTGGGTAGTATGTGGGCGGTGCGGGCGCTGTATGCCCTCTTCAACTTCCGTTTAGGCTTGATTTATTATGCCCTGTGGGGATGCTTGATCGTCCTGCTGCTGTTTCACCACTTTCATTTATTCTCCACTCTTAGCTTTCTCAGTTACTTAGCGTTTGTGGTTCTCGCTACGGCCGAGCAGCTGCGCCTCACGGTGCGGGCCCTGCGCCAGCGGCAGCGCGGAGCCTGGATTATCGGCTCCGGGTTTGCCCTGGGGCTGCTGTGCGCGCTGCTTTTTGCCAGTTTGATTGTGACAGAGGTGAGGTTCAGTATGCAGTTGGAAAACTTCTTTTACCCGCTGATCTACCTGCCTCCGGCCCTGGGCATCTCCTTGTTTCTGGCCCGCGAGTTTGCCCTCGACAGCCAATTGCTCCAACTCAAACTGGACGAAGTAAAGCGGCTCTCGGCTCAAACCCTGGCTCAGGAGCAAGAAAAGCAAACCCTATTGGCCCAGCAAAATGAAACTCTGGAACAGCAGGTGCAGCAGCGCACGGCCGCTCTGCAACGCTCTCTCACAGAACTACGCACCACCCAAACGCAACTGATTCAGCGGGAGAAAATGGCCTCGCTGGGGGAGCTCACAGCGGGTATTGCCCACGAAATTCAGAACCCTTTGAACTTCGTCACCAACTTCGCCGACGTGAGCACGGAGCTTTGCCACGAAGCCCAGGAAGTGGTGGCCGGCTCGGCTTATCCGGCTCCTCAGAAAGGAGCATTAGCCGAGCTGTTAAGCGACCTAGGCGAAAATCAAGTCAAGATAACCCAGCACGGGCAGCGGGCCGCCAGCATTGTGCGGGGCATGCTGGAGCATGCCCGTGCCAGCACCGGCGAGCGCCAGCCCACCGACGTGAATGCGCTGTGTGAGGAATATCTGCGCTTAGCTTATCAGGGCTTGCGAGCTAAGGACAAAACGTTCAACGCTACGCTAACCAGCGACTTAGCCCCCGATTTGCCCCTGGTAACCGCTGTTGCTTCGGACCTGGGGCGGGTGCTGCTGAACCTGCTGACCAACGCCTTTTATGCCGTGCGCCAGCGCCAGCAGCAAGGGGGTGAAAATGGCTACGTCCCTACCGTGCGCATCAGCACCCGCCACGGAGGCAACCAGGTGAAAATACAGGTGCAGGACAACGGTACTGGCATCCCCGATCATGTGAAGGCAAAGGTGTTTCAGCCCTTCTTCACCACCAAGCCCTCGGGCGAAGGCACGGGCCTGGGCCTCTCGCTCAGCTACGACATCATCACCAAAGGCCACGGCGGCACCCTCACCGTGGAGAGCGAAGAGGGTAAGGGCAGTGAGTTTAGCATCACCCTGCCCGTATAG
- a CDS encoding L-fucose dehydrogenase, with translation MDLYLADKIILVTGGAKGIGAGIAQVLADEGAIPVIVGRSEQDNQQMVANIEAAGGKSWQVVAELTEPDACEKAVQAVVAQFGRIDGLVNNAGVNDGVGLEHGTYEGFMQSLHRNLVHYYLLAHHALPELKKSKGSIVNISSKTAETGQGNTSAYAAANGGRNALTREWAVELLKYGIRVNAVVVAECWTPQYETWIQTLPNPEEKLREITSKIPLENRMTTAEEIANTTAFLLSRRSSHTTGQILYVDGGYVHLDRALANA, from the coding sequence ATGGACTTGTACCTGGCTGATAAGATTATCCTGGTTACGGGCGGCGCCAAAGGCATTGGCGCGGGCATCGCGCAGGTGCTGGCCGACGAAGGCGCCATTCCGGTCATTGTGGGGCGTAGCGAGCAGGACAACCAGCAAATGGTGGCCAACATTGAGGCGGCGGGGGGCAAATCTTGGCAGGTAGTGGCCGAGTTGACGGAGCCCGACGCCTGCGAAAAAGCCGTCCAGGCTGTTGTGGCGCAGTTTGGACGGATTGATGGGCTGGTGAATAATGCCGGCGTGAATGATGGTGTGGGACTGGAACACGGCACCTACGAAGGCTTTATGCAGAGCCTGCACCGCAACCTGGTGCATTATTACCTGCTGGCCCACCATGCTTTGCCGGAGTTGAAGAAGTCGAAAGGCTCGATTGTGAACATCAGCTCAAAAACAGCCGAAACCGGGCAGGGTAACACCTCGGCCTATGCCGCGGCTAATGGCGGACGCAATGCCCTGACCCGCGAGTGGGCCGTGGAGCTGCTCAAATACGGCATTCGCGTGAATGCCGTAGTGGTGGCCGAGTGCTGGACGCCGCAGTACGAAACCTGGATTCAGACGCTGCCCAACCCCGAGGAAAAGCTGCGCGAAATCACCAGCAAAATTCCGCTGGAAAACCGCATGACCACGGCCGAAGAAATTGCCAACACCACAGCCTTTCTGCTCTCCCGCCGCAGCAGCCACACCACGGGCCAGATTCTGTACGTCGATGGCGGCTACGTGCACCTCGATCGGGCACTGGCCAACGCCTGA
- a CDS encoding SusC/RagA family TonB-linked outer membrane protein, whose product MLIRTKRGKAGEKTRITLDTYQAWSEAPKKYKLVSGPELATLENERFLNDGGNPSLLPYRPVAEGGRGLPEEQQTYDRLSDVFRTARTQSYEVSAAGGSDKTQFYIGAGYFDQESIARPSKFNRFSLRVNLDNSVTDKVRIGTSTALTRTQRNVSSNDNNPVGVINSALFPRTNLPVYNPDGSYAKYGSFDNHQALIDNLDNDAVGTRVISNVYGEYRIQPNLTLRSSWSIDFNDMYENNFNNTLILAGQPRGTASSFLSRDITLLNEQTLNYSVNLGENHFIQALVGNTLQRNTFQRTTLAGQQFPGNDLPTIASSATQTGSSARSQAGLVSFFGKATYSFKERYTADVSVRADASSRFGADNRWGYFPAVGLGWRLGEESFIKDLNVFDELKLRASVGRTGNQAGISDFASLGLVQGGANYLDLPGTTPLQLANPNLSWESTEQWNVGVDAAVLQNRVILELNYYDKYTSGLLLNVPVPRKIGFSSVVENYGAVSNKGVELQVTTNWLPKSVVQWSTTFNIARNVNKVEKLAAPITAGSRDIFRLEEGQSLYSFWLYKQTRVNPESGDAEYEDVNGDGAITVADRQLVGTAWPDFFGASPTP is encoded by the coding sequence GTGCTTATCCGTACCAAGCGCGGCAAGGCCGGCGAAAAAACCCGCATCACGTTAGATACCTACCAGGCTTGGTCGGAAGCGCCCAAAAAGTACAAGCTGGTGAGCGGCCCGGAGCTGGCGACCCTCGAAAATGAACGGTTCCTGAATGACGGCGGCAACCCGTCGCTACTGCCGTATCGGCCGGTAGCAGAAGGTGGCCGTGGGTTGCCGGAAGAGCAGCAAACCTACGACCGCCTCTCCGACGTGTTCCGCACGGCCCGCACCCAGAGCTACGAAGTATCGGCAGCGGGCGGATCAGATAAAACCCAATTCTACATCGGCGCGGGCTATTTCGATCAGGAATCCATTGCGCGGCCCAGCAAGTTCAACCGCTTCAGTCTACGTGTGAACCTAGATAACTCCGTGACCGACAAGGTGCGCATCGGCACGAGCACGGCCCTTACCCGCACCCAGCGCAACGTGAGCAGCAACGACAACAACCCCGTTGGCGTCATCAACTCGGCCCTGTTTCCGCGCACCAATTTGCCGGTGTACAATCCTGATGGCAGCTACGCCAAGTACGGCTCCTTCGACAACCATCAGGCACTAATCGACAACCTGGATAACGACGCCGTGGGTACCCGCGTCATCTCGAACGTGTACGGCGAGTACCGCATTCAGCCGAATCTGACGCTGCGTAGCAGTTGGAGCATCGACTTCAACGACATGTACGAGAACAACTTCAACAACACGCTTATCCTGGCTGGCCAGCCCCGCGGCACTGCCTCGTCCTTCCTCTCCCGCGACATTACGCTGCTGAACGAGCAGACGCTGAACTACTCGGTTAACCTCGGCGAAAACCACTTCATTCAGGCCCTGGTGGGCAATACGCTCCAGCGCAACACCTTCCAGCGCACGACCCTCGCGGGCCAGCAGTTCCCCGGCAACGACCTGCCGACCATTGCCTCCTCGGCCACCCAAACGGGCTCTTCGGCTCGCTCGCAGGCTGGTTTGGTTTCCTTTTTTGGTAAAGCAACTTACTCCTTCAAAGAGCGCTACACGGCCGACGTAAGCGTGCGGGCCGACGCCTCCTCGCGCTTCGGCGCCGACAACCGCTGGGGCTATTTCCCGGCCGTGGGCCTGGGCTGGCGCTTAGGCGAAGAAAGCTTTATCAAAGACCTGAACGTGTTTGACGAGCTGAAGCTGCGCGCCAGCGTGGGCCGCACCGGCAACCAAGCGGGCATCAGCGACTTCGCTTCTCTGGGCTTAGTGCAGGGCGGCGCCAACTACCTCGATTTGCCTGGCACTACGCCTTTGCAGCTCGCTAACCCCAATTTGAGCTGGGAAAGCACCGAGCAATGGAATGTGGGCGTGGACGCGGCCGTGCTGCAAAACCGCGTGATATTGGAGCTGAATTACTACGATAAGTACACCTCCGGCCTGCTGCTGAATGTGCCCGTACCACGCAAAATCGGTTTCTCTTCCGTGGTTGAAAACTACGGGGCTGTCAGCAACAAAGGTGTGGAGCTGCAAGTCACGACCAACTGGCTGCCCAAGTCGGTGGTGCAGTGGAGCACGACCTTTAATATCGCCCGCAACGTGAATAAAGTGGAGAAGCTGGCTGCTCCCATTACGGCTGGCTCGCGCGACATTTTCCGGCTAGAGGAAGGCCAGTCCTTGTACTCATTCTGGCTCTACAAGCAAACCCGCGTAAACCCCGAAAGCGGCGACGCCGAGTACGAAGACGTGAACGGCGACGGCGCCATCACCGTGGCCGACCGCCAACTAGTCGGCACCGCCTGGCCCGACTTCTTCGGGGCCTCACCAACTCCGTGA
- a CDS encoding tetratricopeptide repeat protein: MTTYRLHYLLAPSLVLTLLCCSCQKKKATPSRQALNELNLRSGQLITCGPPNQQLGTLTFPISCHTETQANFSLGLKLLHSFEYEEAEKVFAAIIRQQPTCPMAYWGVAMSTFHPLWTPPSEPELRKGANALAIAQALPPSSPKEAAYVSALATFYHDWKTVGHRPRCLRFAQAMEKLAARYPDDPEATILYALALTAAADPADKSFAQQKKAGVLLTALAPKYPNHPGIIHYLIHAYDIPELAPRALPAARKYAAVAPSSAHALHMPSHIFTRLGLWKEAIASNLGSVAAAQCYAEQAGLQGHWDEELHGLDYLMYAYLQEGDNQRAKQQWTYLQSITAVEPTTFKVAYAYAAIPARYVLENRQWQQAAALRLPSAPVPWEQFPWQEAIHHFARLMGAVHTDNNAAAQTEWQTLQRLENTLKQQKDAYKAQQVHVQVMTGEAWMQWQEGKAEAAAALMRRAAALEDSTEKHPVTPSEVLPARELLGDMLLAMNRPDEALAAYEANLQKHSNRFNGLYGAGLAAERAGNADKARRYYQQLLSIAALSATRPELTQARRFLQSQPSSSTNTSISLRLGGKNSLVSGY; encoded by the coding sequence ATGACCACCTATCGGCTTCATTATCTGTTGGCCCCAAGTCTGGTGCTCACTCTGCTTTGCTGCTCCTGCCAGAAGAAAAAGGCTACGCCTTCGCGCCAGGCGCTGAATGAGCTGAATCTGAGGTCTGGCCAGCTCATTACTTGTGGCCCACCCAACCAGCAGCTCGGTACCCTGACCTTTCCCATTTCCTGCCACACCGAAACCCAGGCCAATTTTTCCCTGGGCCTGAAGCTGCTGCATTCCTTTGAGTATGAGGAGGCGGAGAAGGTTTTCGCCGCAATCATCCGCCAGCAGCCAACCTGCCCGATGGCTTATTGGGGCGTAGCCATGAGCACTTTTCATCCTCTCTGGACGCCTCCCTCCGAACCCGAACTGCGGAAGGGAGCGAATGCCTTGGCCATCGCGCAGGCCTTGCCGCCTTCCTCGCCCAAAGAAGCCGCGTACGTCTCGGCTCTAGCCACTTTTTACCACGATTGGAAAACAGTAGGCCACCGACCCCGCTGCCTGCGCTTTGCCCAGGCTATGGAAAAGCTGGCCGCCCGTTACCCCGACGATCCGGAAGCTACAATCCTATATGCTTTGGCGCTGACGGCCGCCGCTGATCCGGCCGATAAATCGTTTGCCCAGCAAAAAAAAGCCGGAGTCCTGCTCACGGCGCTGGCCCCCAAATACCCCAATCATCCGGGCATCATTCATTACCTGATTCATGCCTACGATATACCGGAACTTGCCCCCCGGGCCTTGCCCGCAGCACGCAAATACGCCGCAGTAGCCCCGTCGTCGGCCCATGCCTTACACATGCCATCGCATATTTTTACCCGCCTGGGTCTCTGGAAGGAAGCTATTGCCTCTAATCTGGGCTCGGTGGCGGCGGCCCAATGCTATGCCGAGCAGGCCGGCTTGCAGGGGCATTGGGACGAAGAGCTGCATGGCCTTGATTACCTTATGTACGCCTATTTGCAGGAAGGCGACAACCAGCGCGCCAAGCAGCAATGGACCTACCTGCAATCGATTACCGCCGTCGAGCCTACCACCTTCAAAGTTGCTTATGCCTATGCAGCTATCCCTGCCCGGTACGTACTGGAAAACCGACAGTGGCAACAGGCGGCAGCACTACGGCTGCCCAGTGCCCCCGTTCCGTGGGAGCAGTTCCCTTGGCAGGAAGCCATTCACCATTTTGCTCGATTGATGGGCGCCGTACATACCGATAACAATGCTGCGGCCCAAACGGAATGGCAGACCCTACAGCGACTGGAGAACACGTTGAAACAGCAAAAAGACGCCTACAAAGCGCAGCAAGTGCATGTTCAGGTGATGACGGGCGAGGCCTGGATGCAATGGCAGGAAGGCAAAGCTGAGGCAGCGGCAGCCTTGATGCGGCGTGCCGCGGCGCTGGAAGACAGTACCGAAAAGCACCCCGTTACGCCCAGCGAAGTGCTGCCAGCCCGCGAGTTATTGGGGGATATGCTCTTAGCCATGAATCGCCCAGATGAGGCATTAGCTGCCTATGAGGCCAATTTGCAGAAACACTCCAATCGCTTTAATGGACTATATGGCGCCGGGCTGGCGGCCGAACGTGCGGGCAATGCGGATAAGGCTCGCCGCTATTATCAGCAGTTGCTCTCTATAGCCGCCCTAAGCGCTACTCGGCCTGAACTCACGCAAGCTCGTCGCTTCCTGCAAAGCCAGCCGAGTTCTAGCACAAACACGAGTATTTCGCTTCGTTTGGGGGGCAAAAATAGCTTGGTATCGGGCTATTAG